In Zingiber officinale cultivar Zhangliang chromosome 3A, Zo_v1.1, whole genome shotgun sequence, the DNA window ACGAGAGACGAGGGGGCTTAGCCCTGGTGGCCCAGCGGTTAAGGAACCGACGTGGAGTAGACTAGGGGCGATGCCCATGAGCCGTGCTTTTTGAGGTGGGAAAGTCAAGCCCCACAAGGATTTCCTGATCTTGACCACTGTTTCCCTTTTGGACTAGGCCAGGAACTCCTTGGCTTGAACTGCTatctcctcttgacttttgacctccacgtcccTCTGACTATTGACTTCCTAATATCACCAGGGTCATCTATGGTGCAccatatcacaagtctccccctcaagtctagtcgaaggagactcatAATCGACTGACTAGACAAGAGTCCTACTGTTGTCTCGCTGCTTAACTAGACATCTGTTCTAATGCCTTCTCCTCGAAGCTATTTTATGCAACCCCTTTCTCAAAGGAGCGCTTGCCCGTTGCTTTAAATGAGAGGTAGGGTTTCGGTGATAGCGTGTCAGGGTAATGATTTACTTGTCTCTTTCATCATAAATGTCGTTTTATTCACGGGCGTCACGTGTCTCACCAACTTTATTCTAATATGATGGTCGACGCATGCCTTTTGCATGACTCCCAATGGTGATTTACCTTCCCTGATCTGACGATTGTCCCCAACAAGACCGTTTCGATCTTGCGGCTCACACTCTTGGGCATCCTCTGACTCTTAATTTAAAAACCCTAatggtgtgtttggttcaagttatcatgtataaccttggttatgtgattaccatataattacataaccaagattatagggaataaaacataatcaaatattgtttagttcaacttaggtaatgtaataaaaacttatttatttgaaaGTTTTAATGAATAATCTAATTTAACATTTTACTACATTACTCTCAATTAGAAAATCAACCCtactttacttttttttttcttttgtttatttttttacttttctttatgttttttttaatgttttttttatttttttaacttttccatttttatgtttttatgtactttcattttttttatgttttctttacatttttttatgtattttttattttttatttatacatttttttattttttattttacatttttactgttttttcctttttttaaagtttttaattttttttatgttttcctttttttcctttatgtttttttttcacatttttctcttatctaAGGGTATTTTAGGTAAAAAAATTGTTAACCCTAGAATTAAGAAAAGCctcagttttctgaggtttttcgATTTTGGGTTGCATGCCCATTTTGCTGATGTGTTTGTCATAGAACATTACtcaggaatcatcgattacctaaatcaaataggattttcattgataaccttagatggataaccaaggttatcaagaataactccCAATCAAACGTACCCTAATTTGTACTCTGCCTTCTCCCCTTTGCTGTGGAGTATACCCCATTTGTACTCTGCCTTCTTCAACCTCCAGCTCCTACGCTTGTCCGCACCCCCTTTTCTGCAGCTCCTCCAGTAGGTGATTATTTCCAACCTTACTCTTTTCTTTGcccttctcttttctttgttCCTTGACTATGGCTCAAGAAACCCTAGCCCCTTGGTATGCCACCTTCCGTTCCAATTTTGATAGCTATGACCTCTTGTCGGCTAGGTTGAGGCAGGAGATCCCTGAAACCTTTTCTCTTAACATTCCTGACCCTAAATATCACCCCCACCATCCTCCTCCTAGCTTTGTTACCATTTTTAAGGATCAACTTCATGTTAATCTATGATTCTTTATTCCTCAGTTCTTTTCGGACCTAAGCTAGTATTTTGCATCCCCCTATCTAAATTTGCTCATAATGTCTTTTGCGCTATGTGCATAATGGTAATCGTGTACTACCTATACAATATACCCTTAGCCCCCCCCCTCTTTCACCATTTTATTACCTCAATAACTCTAAATCCGGAGTTTTCATGGTTCAATCTTGAGCTAAGGTAGTATTCTTTAAAAACAAACCTTCCTCGAATAAGAAATGGAAATCTCATTTCTTTTTCATTCAAGCCCCTGATCCTATACTTTGACCGACTGTGTGGCGGTTGGACCTCCCCTCTCCCTCTGAGTTAGGGGACCGCCAACATGAGCCTACCTGTGTTGTTGCTTCGGAAAAGCTAATAGATGTGCAATTCCTTCTCCCCTTTGCTACGCGAGAGCCTTCTTCACGCCTTTGGCCAGAGTCTTATTTGCACATCACTTCCTGCTCCTCTCGGTAAGCTTATGTAACTTAGCTCTTATGTTCTCACTGATTGAGGTCTCTTCTTTGTTACGCAGAGGGCATCATGTTTAGAGCCTACATCGTCAACTCCTCGAAACTGAAGAAAGACCTAATAAAATGGCAAGGTCAGGTTATTTTGTCCGAGTAGGAGGTCCAGCCAACCGACCCTTCCAAGGGAGCATCCCGTGACCAAGCAGGTAGCATCGCGCCAGTTGTTGAGCCCCGACCATCCTCGTAGATATCCCGGTCTAGGGCCCTGAACGGCTTGTATGCCTCCAATGTAAGAGGCTCCCAGTTACCCCTTCAGTACAATCTTCGCCTGAGCGGCTATCTTTGACTCGTCCATCTGCTCGGGCATCTACCCCAGCCCAAGGAAGTACTCTGACCTCTCCTAGGTTTGTTGCTTCACTCCCACATCCCCCTAGTTCagagcaaagggaaaagtccTCTAGGGCGGGTGTTTCTTCCACCACTTCCATCCATACTAGGCCCTCCACTTCGCCCATCGTCCCACCCTGGGAAGTGTCATCTTCTTCTCCCGACCAAAATTCATTTCTTCTCTACCTTTGTCTTCCACGTGTCGTCCCTCCAAGTGTTAACCCCGTCCCAATTTCGGATCCTCCACCAGTCTGTGTGGAAGTGTGGCTAAAGGGCTTATTAGCAGAGGCCTGGAAGGATGCGACAGATAAGGTGTTGAATTGCCTAGTGCTAAATTTGGTAGATAGATTTTTTCCAATAGTTATTCACGGTAAGTTTTGGTTGTCTTGCCCTTGTGTGTAAAGTACTGCTAAACTATGTCCCTCTATAGGCTCGTGTGGTTGTAATGCGTGTATCCCAAGTCGTCGTGGGGCTACAACAAGAAAATGAAGCCTTATGGAAATAGGCCCTGGAGCTGGGGTcttctgttggttggtcctaggaagatcgtaccggttccattgtataaaaattttgtacaagtgtcaaacatttcctaaacaacctattgtgttctttagaagttaaattaggaattgcaaatggaacttaaaattattgatttcaaatttaacttatctgttcttaatggtttagacttggatcgcaagcataacttaacactattggtccaaatccacctatgttataaattcaattaaatattaatttccaaaattggcttccaggttaaacatggcgaggcactaggccttcttggatatgggagcaaccaccacttcctagacaaagacttttaaggaaaactaatatttaatttccttatataactctaggtttaaccaaaaggaataatcgaatcataaattcgaaaaacaaaaaaacacatagactcgaataacaaatttgaaaaactagaatctaatgcctcttgtgtttggaattcatacaaagataaataactagcatgatgcggaagaaaattactagttatacctcttcttcgtaagctaataacctcaagatcttctgtcatattcctcgccttctcttggacgtcgtgtgggtgacgatcctccaagatgaacaccacccaaagagcttctcctccttctctaagtttcggccaccaccaccacaaaggagcaaaagagagtaaagggaaaagagagagagagagggtcggccacaagaggatcCACTATGTGAAAAACGGCTTTTTACTTCGTTGATTACCTGAAGTAAAAGACCTGTTTTTACCGAAGTAGACACGCGTGTAGTAAAAAGATTCATTTTACTTCGGATAAACTCCGAAGTCGTAGGCCCAGAAAAAATGAAGTCGTATTGGGTGTCGGGTTCGGACATATTACGAAGTAAAAAGTGCATATAACTTCGTCGGTTTTTAAAAACACCGAAGTAATTAATCCTTTTCGACTTCATCGTTTAGTATTTATTGTGAAGTAATATACCTACTTTAACTTCGGTTAAAAATGAAGTAAATGGATTACTTTTACTTCGTCATATATCGTTAATTCCTAAAGTAATTATCGATTAAATTACATTTAGCTTCGTTCTGGATCGAAGTAATAGATAGATACTACTTCAAAATTTTTGGTAATAACCGAAGTAGTTGATACTATTTTACAGCAACAAATTATATTGCTTCGAAGTTATAAGTAGATTTTACTCCGGATTTTATGAATAAAGTGaagtattttttctctttttacttcATTATTTTTAGACTTCAGTAATTTTGAGCATCACAAAAGGTAACTTCATAAGCCTTGATCAAAATAAGCCATGATTTTagcatatgtttatacaaaacaaATCTCCCTAAATATGATCAAAATAAGCTATAAAAAACCAAAAACATGTAGTGGTTCATTCACACAACTTGCAATTCACTTCAAATACGAGTATACAAATTCACTCCATTCAATTCTCACTTCATCATATTGTGTCTGCGTATAGTACTGGTTCTTCACACAACCTGCAAACTGCAATTTAGAAAgaaccatcatgttatgttttgtaaCTGAAAACACTAAATCAAAACACAGTAAGTTGACCaaaaaatcatgaattaaatTAACAAAAGCATGATAAGACAAATAAATATGTATTGTTATATGCACTCTTATAGTAACAATAACATTTCATCAAATGTGCAATAAAAATGATCCAACAGTTTTTTGAACCTTAAGTTTTAGTAGTTCCAATCGCATGGTGATTAGATGCTCAGTTAAATTAATGTATTGCATTCTCAATTTCACATGCACTATGACAAAAAAGCAAAAAATTGTACAATGAGACTTGCTCAATAATCACACAACACGAAAGTACTGAATTAGCGGTGTGGACAGATAACTGGATCTTTCAAGTAGCCTAGCTGATATGCTGAACATTTTCTTATGGTAGCTTGGGCATGGTTCTCGTGGAGATGTCAGTATTCTACCCACCTTGGTCATAAATAATGTTCAATATCGAGGTATGACTTATGATCCCTTGTCTCTCATCTTAAAACATCTAAATTTCAACTCATAATACAATTTATATTTTGATGCCTAAGGTTCTATTGGATTTGATTTAAACTAAGCACGTGTCTAGAAAGGTTTTGTCATTGTTATTAGCAAATGACTAGTATTAATTAAAAGCATTTTATAACATTAGTGCTAATAGCAAGACTATTATAGTTGTTCCTTGACAGCCTTCTATATTCTCAATCATCGGCAAGTAGAAATTTAATAGTTTATTAGGTCTATAAGGTAACCATGCCCAAATCAGTTATTAATTTCCCCCAGCTACTAATAGAACTATGCATAACACAGTTTTGTATAAAACCATAAACAGGGTGTTATCTAAGGgcgaggaaaaaaaaagaaggaaagaagccATATCAAAGCATGAGAAGAAAGCAGTAGCAGGGCGTGAACGATTTGATTCAGTATGTGCATTCCTGTTCAAAATGGAAGAAATTCACACACCTTCCTCTCCAACTGTAGATCCTCACATTCAACAATCTCCTTCATGTACCGCAtgacacaatatccacattcaacacaaCCTTGTTGTTTGAGATTACCCTAATGAATCAAAGTTAATGCAAAGTGAAAAATCAAATATATAAGAACCAGGAATGCATGTTTTCAATAAGACATACCGTCAACTGTTTGAAAGTTGGTCGTTTTGGATTACCCCTCATACAAAGGTACGTCCTACTCTACTACATTGTAAAAatagaacttatttcatttcatatTTGCTAATCAATCTATTCATAATCTACATAATCTAAAACATACTTGCACACTGTAGTTTTCCAAGCGTTATCTCGGTTCCTATTACCCATTGAGTCCAACAAATAAATTGTATCTTTGTCCTCGTTTATAACAGTCAAGATCCAGTGGTTCCTGCACGATTGTCAATATATAGCTAAGCTACTATGTATTAGGAATTGAGCAGGGATTAAAAATATACCCAGTGTTGTATGGGATAAGGCATATGCTGTCTCCGTTTGATGCTTTCAACTAATTAGCAATGTGTTGTGAAGAGGTACTGCCATCTTGAGCGGCTGGTATTTTGTTGGGATCCACAAACGACACATATTCAGCCCTGTTTGTTTCCTTCAAGTACTTGTACAAGTAACTGCATTCAAGTAATaaaaaacatggttacttaagacATGAACTCATGCAAAGAGAAGAATTGTATATAAGACATAACttaccccatgtaaaccaaaattTGCCTCGACCCTATCTCTCTCATTTCCATACAGCGCATGATATCCTCTCTCAACAACGATGTACTCACATTACGTCCAAACATGGCTTCATCAAATTCGATAGGAATGGTCTCCTCCTCAGTCATCAGTCTAACAACAAAAGAATACAAAAACTTGCATGACATTGGTAGAGcactttcaacttccttgaatttatttttctcatCAGGAACCTCCAAAATAGTAAATGGTGGTGCAGGTTTCtcctttttctgtaattttaaataattgtagCAAAATATATAACTATAGCAACAGAAAAGTGAACTGAAAATACCTTTGTCGTCGGAAATATCACCAATTCTTTTGGCCAGCCAACCACAGTTCCAACAGCATCTACCATTACTGTTGGTCCCGACTTAAGTGGAATTGGAAGCTCTGCTTCCTCCTGTAAAACAACATCAACAGACACCTTTAAGTTGCCTTCCCCAAGTGGAGCATTGTGCAGCATTACATTTGGGCCTCCGTCGGATACTATCGTGCCATATGCCACCACATTCCCCTTATTCTTCAAAGCCAAATGACATTTTTCCCCTGAACAATAAGATATTATCTTTTAATATCTGAAGCTAGGAAACAAATTTAATGTACCAAATATAATACAAAACCTGATTGAATGAATTGTCGCATTCAAAAACTTCCACATCATCTTCCAATATTTGAACTGCCATGTGCGATGACTTGTTAGATGCTACACGTTCAGAAACTCGATCACTTGTTTCTGGCATAAATCGAGCAAGAAGAGCCTTCAGTTTTTCAACTTCAGCTTTCAAAATCTTTGTTTCCTCCgcttgctctttgaagttttcagCCAAAGCCTTTGACACCAactccctcttcttccttggagtttTGAAGTAGACTTGGGGCTTCACAAATCCCCCTACACCTCTAACCCTTCCGTAAGGTTCTTGGCTCCCTAATGCAGTAGTTAATACGTCATTGCTTCCAGAAGATATGAACTCTCCCCTCTTTTTTTTGTCCAACAAATCGTCCTACAAATATGGAGGTAACATTAAATATCCAATGAAGACActtttttcacttattatgaatgaacttgaaataaaactaaaataatacAATTTTTTCAGCAACTTCAGCAGTCTCTGTATTTGTGATGTTTCCGGATTTGTCTTCGCGGGCCTTACGCCAAAGGAATGACCTATCAACTTCCTCATCCTCCCTGAATATTTTTCTCTGCCTCTACAATTCCAAAAAATAATCATTTAAAACATGACGTACTACATGAAAAGGATAATATAATGTTCCATGGATTACCAATTCAGTCTCCAATCCAATGTATCCCTTGCGAGACATTTTGTGATGATACTTGCAATTGCTCGCCCGTTCCTTTTGTTTTTCATGAGTGACCTATGTCACgtaaaaaaaagtaaatttttagaagaatggctagaatttaaaaataataggatggagtatgatgaacttattatatatattcctGCTGTACATAAACTTATTATATACAGAACttcattttgttaattaaatgccctaaatgttttaaatcttggtgcatataataatttaaatataacatGATAATATCATCAAGTACCTCCCAAGATGGATGTAGCCTCTCATCAACAAAAGCTTTTCAAATTGCAGATGGGATCTGATACTGCTCCGGTGGTGACCTCAGTTTTTCAGGATTATCTCTATATGGCCAGACAAACCTACTGTTGAGTTTGTTTTTGAAGTCTCTCCATTTCTGGCCTGCTGAACTCATCACTGCCGCCTCGCTTTGAGGTGCTAAGTCGAAGACATTCTGTAACACACAGCAGTAATTGCTATCAGTTTGTATATTGAAaaaatcacaatgaaaaaaaaacataagcaatcTCATAAGGAAGTGTATTATTGGATTATACTCACCGATATTTCTTCCCACACTTTCTGTTTCATGTTCTCTGGAACAGTGGGCCATGACTTTATGTTAATAGGCACCATGGATCTAACAATAGAGCCTATGAAAGATTGTAGTGCCTTCCTATTTTCATTGTACACAGGTCGTCCTATGTCATCATATTCAATCGTCGACTTTTTTCCCCATCTTGCAGCAGCAATAAGTCTGCACATTGATGTAGGCCCCCGAGTCTTCTTCTGCCCAGTAATAGGAGGTTCTTCTATTTCAGTCTCTCCTCGTAGCTCTGCAGCTGCTAACCCATCAGCATCTTGGTGTAGTTTGGTGTCCTCAACTACACGTGGCTCATCATATTTTGCTATTTTTCGCTGTTTTTTAGGACTCATTGTTTTTTTCCCTGCATATAGGAAAATAAATGATGAGATAACGGTATATAAAGTCTGCAGTGACAATTATAATAAAAGAAGACGTGATACAAATAATAACATTAACACATACGAACAAGTAAAAATAATACtagtaaaaacaataaatattaatGCAGATGACATAAAAGCGGAAAACATCATTTTTTCTTGTTTGTTACAAAGAAACCCTCTTTAGAAGATCTAAAGTatccttcatgtgtaggaatacaATGAATATCAACATTATCAATTGGTCGAGCTTCGGGAATTATGGTCCAAAGATCCTCTTCTCCCTCGTAACATCTATTTGGAACTTGAAGCACTATTGACCACCCTTTGTTCAGTGGGTCAGCAACATAAAATACTTGTCTAACTTGACTTgcaagcacaaattcatccttctGGTGGCCTCGTTTGTTCAGATTAACTAAGGTGAAGCCACATTCATCATTGTATTGTATTCCTTTGTCATTTGATACCCATGCGCACTTGAAAAGAGGAACTTGAAATTGATGATAGTCTAGTTCCCATATCTCttcaataactccataaaaaGTCACATTCTCTAACACGGGATTCTTATCTTTGGCACTACAAACAAGCATCGTGTTGGCAAGTAGAGAAACACCACTGTTTTGACAAACTTTCTCATCATCCCACTCTTTTGTTTGGTATAAATTGCCATTTATGACATAGCTATCACACTTTAAGACTCGCACACGTGGTCCATGGGCCAGCCATCTCAATGACGATGTCATTCCACCATTGCAACTATCGATTTCAGCAGCCACCTGACATGCATTCCTATTAATTAGTGTGATCAAAACAATGATTAACAAATATTGTATGTTAGCATCTTCTACAACACATTTGCATGAAACCAGTCAATGAACCACTTATTATGAGCATCTTGTATCCACCTTGCATCTTTCTGTTTCTTGGGAAACATTGTCTTCAAGAAGGATTTGTGTTCACTGAAGAATTTTACTTCTAAAGTTTTATTTTCATGAATACATATGGACTGCCAAGTACATATAATTATTAGTTATGCAGTACACTTACATAATGTATGGAGATATTTCTTCTATATTTTCTAGAACAGTCAAGTGTGCTTGTTGGAGATCAATTTGTTGGACGATGATTGATGAATTGCTTGCTGAGAATCCAGGAATGCTTGCGTTTGGGTCACGTAGTGATTTAGGGACCCCAATAGGATCAAGGTCATTGAGatattctgaacaaaattcaacTGCTTCTTCTgctgcatatctccgaacaatgcAACCTTCTGGATATTTTCGACTGCCTACGTAACTTTTCAACACCTTCAtgcatctttcaaatgggtacatccatCTGAAGTAGACTGGTCCACATAATTGGACTTCACGAACAAGATGAACTGTTAAGTGGAGCATGATATCGAAGAAAGAAGGGGGGAAATACTGCTCCAATAAGCAGAGTGTAACAATCAAGTCAGATTGCAGCTTATCTAACTTGGTTACATCGATAATCTTGCAACAAATATCTTTGAAGAAGAAGCATAATCTTATGACAGCATATCTAACATATTTTGGCAGAGAATTACGTATGACTATTGGCAGGAAGTGCTGCATTATAACATgagaatcatgtgattttaagCTACTCAGCTTCATCTCATCCATGCAGACAAGATTCTTCATGTTTGATGAGAAACCTTCCGGAACTTTTATATCCATTAATGACCTACATACTTGTAATCTCTCATTTTTTGTGAATGAGCATGCTGCAGGAGGTAGATATGTTATTTTCTCACCAATTTTAGGAGCCAATTGAGGCCTAATTCCCATCTAAACCATGTCCAACCTAGCTGCCACATTGTCCTTGGTTTTTCCCTTCATGTTCATCAAAGTATTAATCAGAGACTCGAAAACGTTTTTCTCAATGTGCATAACATTGAGACAATTCCTAACATGTAGGTATTTCCAGTATGGAAGATTGAAAAAAattgacttcttcttccaacatttactgaaatttgtagctccaacatacttttcttcttcaatgtcttccacaatattctcctttgcttttttccttattttcccctTCACACTTGTTTTCTTTCCAAACTCACATGTTATGTCTGAAAGCTTGTCAAACAACTTAATTCCATATAATGGCCTACCTGCTTCACCAAGTTCCTCCATGCCATTAAAGTCCTTTATTTGCCTCCGATATGGATGAAATCGTGGTAGGAATCGTCTATGCCCAGCAAATGACATTTTCTTCCCATTTGGTAAGTGCTTTGCATAAGTATCCTCACCACATATTGGGCATGCGTAATAACCATGTGTAGTACATCCACTAAGGTTACCATATGCAAGAAAGTCGTTGAAGGTCCATAAAAGAACTGCTTTAAGAGTGAAAACCTCCCTTCGATAAGCATCATAAactccatcaactccttcccaCAAGAGCTGCAAATCATCAACCAGAACCTCAAGGTAGACGTCGATATCGTTTCCAGGCTGTTTCGGCCCTGAAATGAGCATCGTTAGCATGATGAATTTCCTTTTCATGCACATGTCTGGAGGCAAATTATATGTGGCCAGCATGATTGGCCAGCAACTGTAGCGACTACTAAGATTGCTGTGAGGATTAATTCCATCGGCTGCAAGTGCCAGGCGAATATTTCTTGCCTCACTTCCAAAGTCGGGCCACATATGATCCACCAATTTCCATGACGGTGAATCAACCGGATGACGTAACTGACCAACAACTCTTGTGCTATCTGCATGCCATGTTAAATTTCTGGAAGTttctaaagatttaaacatgcgctTAAATCTTGGTACGGGAGGGAAATACCAAACCACTTTGGCAGGAACACCTTTCTTCTCAACATTTTTCTTGGTTAGCTTCCATCTTGATAAGCCACATTTCGGGTAGCTTACGCAGTCTTTATATTGTTTCCTATAAAGGATGCAATCATTAGAACAAGCATGAATCTTTTCATGACTCAAAGCCAAACAACTCAACGTCTTCTTTGCTTCATAAATTGACGATGGCAGATTGTGGTTATCTGGCAGCATGTCCCCAAAATCTGCTAGTAGATctgaaaatagagcatcactcaTCCCATGCCTTGCTTTGGTATTGTATAGTTTTACAAGTGCACTCAACTTTGTGTAACGTTTGCATCCCTTATACAGTGGCTTCTCTGCTTCCTCCAAAAACTTCATAAATGCTTCTGGATTTTCTGTATGGTTATCATACGCTGCCTCACACAAATTAACAGTTTCAAAATCATCATGACAATTATCAGTTGGCTCTTGGTTGACACTCGAATTTAATCTATCCTTCTCCGCAGCCTCACCATGCCAaatccaattcaaataatttttactgAAACCATTGAAGTAAAGATGCTCCCGAATCCACATAACCGCTCCCTTTTTAAGATTCatacatttgcaacaaggacaatgAATTAAATTGGGGTCGATATGTGGATTCTGCAAACAACTTCTAATGAATTGTTCCACACCCTCCTCATACTCTTTGGACCTCCTATCTAAGTAAATCCAGGATTTATCCATTATAGTACAACAGAATCCCAAGAAACTTCTTCAGAATTATCGTGCTAAAATTATTTATCGCTAGCTCAATGTGTTCTTTGATCAAAACCTGAAGATACTACATATATGTTAAGCAAACGTTAGAGTAAGACTGCAAAAAGGTAGTCAAATTCATATCGAGCACAGTTCCATATTTTATAGTCATTCCAACAGCTGTCAATATTTTCTACTCATCATGAAGAAAAATAATGCGTATTTTGTACAATATGTGGATATATAAAGAACGAAAGCATGTCACCAGTtgaatttccaaacacttgtctttTTTCGAACATGCACACTCAATCATTTGACATATGAACGCTCTTAAATAGATTGAATCTATTGGGTTGTCAGCAATCCAGTGTCGGATACCATTCAGCCTGATAGTAGTAAAAGAAAACCCctctaatttctgattttaaagttagtttttcataatcatgctgttgtgaTTGTTGAAATTTGTGATGGAAGCAGTTTTGAGTTCGTTTAATCCAATTGTAACCAAATTTCTTGAAATTTATGGTGGTTATAAATTGTTCATGGATGGAGCATTTCAGAATGTAGGAGATATGCTGGGTTGCATTTGTACAAGTT includes these proteins:
- the LOC122050686 gene encoding uncharacterized protein LOC122050686; the encoded protein is MSRKGYIGLETELRQRKIFREDEEVDRSFLWRKAREDKSGNITNTETAEVAEKIDDLLDKKKRGEFISSGSNDVLTTALGSQEPYGRVRGVGGFVKPQVYFKTPRKKRELVSKALAENFKEQAEETKILKAEVEKLKALLARFMPETSDRVSERVASNKSSHMAVQILEDDVEVFECDNSFNQVLYYIWYIKFVS
- the LOC122050688 gene encoding uncharacterized protein LOC122050688, with translation MWIREHLYFNGFSKNYLNWIWHGEAAEKDRLNSSVNQEPTDNCHDDFETVNLCEAAYDNHTENPEAFMKFLEEAEKPLYKGCKRYTKLSALVKLYNTKARHGMSDALFSDLLADFGDMLPDNHNLPSSIYEAKKTLSCLALSHEKIHACSNDCILYRKQYKDCVSYPKCGLSRWKLTKKNVEKKGVPAKVVWYFPPVPRFKRMFKSLETSRNLTWHADSTRVVGQLRHPVDSPSWKLVDHMWPDFGSEARNIRLALAADGINPHSNLSSRYSCWPIMLATYNLPPDMCMKRKFIMLTMLISGPKQPGNDIDVYLEVLVDDLQLLWEGVDGVYDAYRREVFTLKAVLLWTFNDFLAYGNLSGCTTHGYYACPICGEDTYAKHLPNGKKMSFAGHRRFLPRFHPYRRQIKDFNGMEELGEAGRPLYGIKLFDKLSDITWKNQGQCGS